From Armatimonadota bacterium, the proteins below share one genomic window:
- the mnmE gene encoding tRNA uridine-5-carboxymethylaminomethyl(34) synthesis GTPase MnmE, whose translation MTTDTIAAISTPIGEGGIGIVRVSGPDAFAVAARVFRAKSGRPISGQRSHTVRFGTIADEGEEVDQALATVFRGPNSYTGEDTVELSTHGGPVPLRRTLDLLLRAGARLAGPGEFTQRAFMNGKLDLAQAEAVIDSIRAKSDAGLKVAIRQLEGVLSRRVTAARDSLLSVCAAVEASTDFPDEVPEPDRPQLILQTGHVLDEVNRLLATADSGRVYREGVSCAIVGRPNVGKSSLLNALLRDARAIVTEVPGTTRDVIEESVTLGGVAIRLLDTAGLRDSEDTVERIGVERTHAAMADADVLMVVLDASTPLTREDEQALDEARGRPAVVVLNKSDLRQFLVGADVTVRLPHAEVVSASMATGAGLPEVEMALAKVVLDGKMAPQDVTVSRARHVASLSGARNALEAVLATLRGDWPLDLVAQDLQIAARHLGEIGGQTASERIIQEIFARFCVGK comes from the coding sequence ATGACAACCGACACCATCGCCGCCATATCCACGCCGATCGGGGAGGGCGGAATCGGCATCGTCCGCGTAAGCGGGCCGGACGCCTTCGCTGTCGCAGCGCGCGTGTTCCGGGCGAAAAGCGGCAGACCGATATCCGGGCAGCGGAGCCACACGGTGCGCTTCGGCACGATTGCCGACGAGGGCGAAGAGGTCGACCAGGCCCTGGCGACCGTCTTTCGGGGCCCGAATTCCTACACCGGAGAGGACACCGTGGAGCTGTCCACGCACGGAGGCCCGGTTCCGCTGCGGCGCACGCTGGACCTGTTGTTGAGGGCCGGGGCGAGGCTGGCCGGTCCCGGCGAGTTCACGCAACGCGCCTTCATGAACGGGAAGCTTGACCTGGCGCAGGCGGAAGCCGTGATCGACAGCATCCGCGCGAAATCCGACGCCGGACTGAAGGTCGCGATCCGCCAGTTGGAGGGCGTGCTCAGCCGTCGCGTGACCGCCGCCAGGGACTCGCTGCTCTCTGTCTGCGCCGCTGTCGAGGCGAGCACGGATTTCCCGGACGAGGTGCCCGAACCGGACAGGCCGCAGCTCATCCTCCAGACCGGCCACGTCCTGGACGAGGTGAACCGTCTCCTCGCGACGGCGGACAGCGGCCGGGTGTATCGCGAGGGCGTGTCGTGCGCCATCGTCGGACGGCCCAACGTGGGCAAATCTTCCCTGCTGAACGCCCTCCTTCGCGATGCCCGGGCGATCGTCACCGAGGTGCCGGGCACGACGCGTGACGTCATAGAGGAAAGCGTGACGCTGGGCGGGGTGGCGATCCGCCTCCTGGACACGGCGGGCCTCCGGGATTCCGAGGATACTGTGGAGCGCATCGGCGTCGAGCGCACGCACGCCGCGATGGCCGACGCCGACGTGTTGATGGTGGTTCTGGACGCCTCCACTCCACTCACCCGCGAGGACGAGCAGGCGCTGGACGAGGCGCGCGGCCGCCCGGCGGTCGTCGTGCTGAACAAGAGCGATCTCCGGCAGTTCCTGGTCGGCGCCGATGTCACGGTCCGCCTGCCGCACGCAGAGGTGGTCTCCGCTTCCATGGCCACGGGCGCCGGTCTCCCGGAGGTTGAAATGGCGCTGGCGAAGGTCGTTCTGGACGGCAAGATGGCGCCGCAGGACGTCACCGTTAGCCGTGCGCGGCACGTAGCCAGCCTGTCAGGGGCGCGCAATGCCCTGGAGGCCGTGCTCGCCACGCTGAGAGGTGACTGGCCGCTCGACCTCGTCGCCCAGGACCTCCAGATCGCCGCGCGCCACCTTGGCGAGATCGGCGGTCAAACGGCAAGCGAGCGGATCATACAGGAGATATTCGCCCGATTCTGCGTGGGAAAATGA
- a CDS encoding ASCH domain-containing protein, with the protein MFAINFYSQIYVDMLRKGRKTGTVRLGDKSSKYQPGQLVWITTGHRHGTRQKLFTAIIDTVRVAPITDLTPREIEKESPEIRTADELVDLLERIYGDSLTPSNIVTVIQFSQVIE; encoded by the coding sequence ATGTTTGCCATCAATTTCTATTCCCAGATTTACGTCGATATGCTGCGCAAGGGCCGCAAGACCGGAACGGTCCGCCTCGGCGACAAATCGTCAAAATACCAGCCTGGGCAGCTGGTCTGGATCACAACGGGTCACCGCCACGGCACCCGGCAGAAACTCTTTACCGCCATTATCGACACGGTACGTGTTGCGCCTATCACCGACCTCACCCCGCGCGAAATCGAGAAGGAAAGCCCGGAGATCCGCACCGCCGACGAATTGGTAGACCTTCTCGAGCGCATCTATGGGGACTCGCTGACTCCATCGAATATCGTCACGGTGATTCAGTTCTCCCAGGTCATCGAATGA
- a CDS encoding SpoIID/LytB domain-containing protein, with protein MPLPRLNITISPLAFAIAIGTALTCAALLSGRHLPARPQMAEAPPPRPVHRNRHIHRAAFQKEPIVRAEDFLTGAGLAAPQETVRVLITKAAQKGRVTLTSEADLLVVNPETHSAFARVPAGMPYMLSLSDDGRDVAGPGGSDLPCATVRIISLNASRPITIGTRAYLGAIEVRVGDSGLEVVNEVRREDYIAGVLAGESVKAFPLGALKAQAVAARTFALSQSGHRPNGIDVVDTVADQVYGGTRSDWPEIRQAVEETAGIIATYHDEPIVAYFSADCGGQTRSNAAAGLSHRELPYLLPVVDAPAGGPDYCSASPRHTWTLDIPAADIIAKLNAKGGTKLAAITDIRFNRVSADGRVGEVEVEGLPVSEKAIAPAAQPGAATPAEPKVESPAAQGDSAADPGKPVVPVAPADPGTAPPTPEPVKSTFAGYEFRKMVGTNVLKSQIMTVSRSGEDTWTFSGRGYGHGVGLCQWGACGMARAGIGYDAILKHYYTGIELTHEKQRTGILEGRARDISGAFAPGALVQVAGAGLEAVADREGFFQFKDLPAGTYDLVVTPKGGQATVSFAWRVKA; from the coding sequence ATGCCGCTTCCCCGCCTGAACATAACCATTTCTCCGCTGGCTTTCGCCATCGCGATCGGGACCGCGCTTACCTGCGCGGCGCTGCTGTCCGGCCGTCACTTGCCGGCCCGCCCGCAGATGGCGGAGGCGCCTCCCCCCAGGCCCGTTCATCGCAACCGCCATATTCACCGGGCGGCGTTCCAGAAAGAACCCATCGTCAGGGCCGAAGACTTCCTCACGGGCGCCGGATTGGCCGCGCCCCAGGAGACCGTCCGCGTACTGATCACCAAGGCCGCCCAGAAAGGTCGCGTAACGTTGACGTCGGAGGCGGATCTGCTGGTGGTGAACCCTGAAACGCATTCCGCGTTCGCCCGCGTACCGGCGGGGATGCCTTACATGCTTTCCCTCTCGGATGACGGGCGCGACGTCGCCGGGCCGGGCGGCTCCGACCTGCCGTGCGCCACCGTTCGCATCATTAGCCTCAACGCATCCCGTCCTATCACCATCGGTACGCGCGCGTATCTGGGCGCGATTGAGGTGCGTGTCGGCGATTCCGGCCTGGAAGTCGTCAACGAAGTACGGCGCGAGGACTACATCGCGGGCGTGCTGGCCGGCGAATCGGTCAAGGCGTTCCCGCTGGGCGCTCTGAAGGCCCAGGCCGTCGCGGCGCGCACGTTCGCCCTGTCGCAATCCGGCCATCGCCCGAATGGCATCGACGTTGTGGATACCGTGGCCGACCAGGTCTACGGCGGTACTCGCTCGGACTGGCCGGAAATCCGCCAGGCTGTGGAGGAGACCGCCGGCATCATCGCGACTTACCACGATGAGCCGATTGTCGCCTATTTCAGCGCCGATTGCGGCGGGCAGACCAGGTCGAATGCAGCGGCCGGCCTCAGCCATAGAGAATTGCCGTACTTGCTCCCGGTAGTGGACGCCCCCGCGGGCGGACCGGATTACTGCTCCGCGTCGCCCCGGCACACGTGGACGCTCGACATCCCCGCGGCCGACATCATCGCCAAACTGAACGCGAAGGGCGGTACGAAACTGGCAGCCATCACCGACATCCGATTCAACCGTGTATCAGCGGATGGCCGGGTCGGAGAGGTGGAGGTCGAGGGGCTCCCGGTATCCGAAAAAGCGATCGCGCCCGCAGCGCAGCCTGGCGCCGCAACACCTGCCGAACCGAAGGTGGAATCGCCGGCTGCCCAGGGCGACTCGGCGGCGGATCCGGGGAAGCCGGTTGTCCCGGTAGCCCCGGCCGACCCTGGAACCGCGCCGCCAACCCCCGAACCGGTGAAGTCAACATTCGCGGGCTATGAGTTCCGGAAGATGGTGGGCACGAATGTCCTCAAGAGCCAGATCATGACCGTCTCGCGGTCCGGCGAGGATACGTGGACGTTTTCCGGACGGGGATACGGTCACGGCGTTGGCCTCTGCCAGTGGGGAGCCTGCGGGATGGCCCGGGCCGGCATCGGATACGACGCCATCCTCAAGCACTATTACACCGGCATCGAACTGACGCACGAGAAACAGCGCACCGGTATCCTGGAAGGGCGCGCGCGGGACATTTCCGGCGCGTTCGCGCCCGGCGCCCTCGTGCAGGTGGCCGGCGCCGGCCTTGAAGCCGTCGCGGACCGGGAAGGCTTCTTCCAGTTCAAAGACCTGCCCGCGGGGACATACGATCTCGTTGTCACCCCCAAAGGCGGGCAGGCAACCGTGTCGTTCGCCTGGCGCGTGAAGGCCTAG
- a CDS encoding carboxypeptidase M32 → MSTGISALREHLGEISDIDMAASVLGWDQQTYMPPGGTEGRAQQLSTLSRLSHTWFTSSKTEQLLDAAQQEADALDRDSDDACLVRIVRKDYERARKLPNDFVAAWTMDGIRANEAWRVARKANDFKAFQPHLEKQVDYARRAADYYGFEDSPYDALLDVFEPGARTAEVKAVFDVVRPQQVALVKAIAERPAPRTDFLTRDYPEAGQQAFALKVAQDYGYDLNRGRLDVAPHPFETDFGRDDVRITTRFDRKAPQECLYSIFHESGHAMYEQNIKPVFSRTPLDNGCSMVFHESQSRTWENIVGRNRGVVEHYFPLLKETFPENLADVTAEEWYRAVNCVRPSLIRTEADEVTYNLHVMLRFELEQALLDGTMKVADLPEAWNAKMQEFLGIVPPNDADGVLQDSHWSQGSLGYFPTYALGNILGAQIFETALKAHPEIPRQMAQGQFTTLRTWLVENVYQYGRQYEPKELALKVNGKPLDPAPYVAYLTGKYGELYGL, encoded by the coding sequence ATGAGCACCGGAATCAGCGCACTGCGCGAGCATCTCGGAGAGATAAGCGACATCGACATGGCAGCCAGTGTCCTCGGCTGGGACCAGCAGACGTATATGCCTCCCGGAGGAACCGAAGGGCGCGCGCAGCAGCTCTCCACCCTCAGCAGGCTGTCCCACACCTGGTTTACCTCGAGCAAGACCGAACAGCTCCTGGACGCGGCGCAGCAGGAAGCGGACGCACTGGACCGGGACAGCGACGACGCCTGCCTTGTCCGCATCGTGAGGAAAGACTACGAGCGGGCGCGGAAACTGCCAAACGATTTCGTCGCCGCGTGGACGATGGATGGTATCCGCGCCAACGAGGCGTGGCGGGTCGCGCGGAAGGCCAATGATTTCAAGGCGTTCCAACCCCATCTCGAAAAGCAGGTGGATTACGCGCGGCGAGCGGCCGACTATTACGGCTTCGAGGACTCACCCTACGACGCCCTGCTCGATGTCTTTGAGCCGGGCGCCAGGACGGCGGAAGTGAAGGCGGTATTTGACGTTGTCCGCCCGCAGCAGGTTGCGCTCGTGAAGGCGATCGCGGAACGCCCCGCCCCGCGTACCGATTTCCTGACCAGGGATTACCCGGAGGCCGGCCAGCAGGCCTTTGCGCTCAAAGTCGCTCAGGATTATGGCTACGATCTGAACCGCGGCCGCCTCGACGTTGCGCCGCACCCGTTTGAGACGGATTTTGGGCGCGATGATGTGCGCATCACCACACGGTTCGATCGGAAGGCGCCTCAGGAATGCCTCTACTCCATCTTCCACGAATCCGGCCATGCTATGTATGAGCAGAACATCAAGCCCGTTTTCTCCCGCACGCCCCTCGACAACGGGTGCAGCATGGTGTTCCACGAGAGCCAAAGCCGGACTTGGGAGAACATCGTCGGCCGCAATCGCGGTGTTGTGGAGCACTATTTCCCGCTGCTGAAAGAGACATTCCCGGAGAACCTCGCGGATGTAACCGCCGAGGAGTGGTACCGCGCGGTAAACTGCGTTCGGCCGAGCCTGATCCGTACCGAGGCGGATGAAGTCACTTACAATCTTCACGTCATGCTGCGCTTCGAACTGGAGCAGGCTTTGCTGGACGGGACGATGAAAGTCGCCGATCTGCCGGAGGCCTGGAATGCCAAGATGCAGGAATTCCTGGGGATCGTGCCGCCGAACGACGCGGACGGCGTATTGCAGGACTCGCATTGGAGCCAGGGCTCGCTCGGGTATTTCCCGACGTATGCGCTGGGAAATATCCTGGGCGCGCAGATCTTCGAAACGGCCCTAAAGGCGCACCCGGAGATCCCGAGACAGATGGCGCAGGGCCAGTTCACAACGCTCAGAACGTGGCTGGTGGAAAACGTGTACCAGTACGGCCGCCAGTACGAGCCGAAGGAACTCGCGCTGAAGGTGAACGGCAAGCCCCTGGATCCGGCGCCTTACGTTGCCTACCTCACGGGCAAGTACGGCGAACTGTACGGTCTGTAA
- a CDS encoding glycoside hydrolase family 2 TIM barrel-domain containing protein: MSTFVSVPAAMLVLALLAATAGAIPIPTDGGAGVSLDGMWRFKLEQAGDTAADAPRKLGAIEPITTPETFEPFFRTDYVEDAAWHDLRVPGNWEIAGYSPATYDHPDNASGFYRKWFKVPSKWAGQRVYVNFDGVQNGAELFLNGQPVSVSEPSWDRANYHESGWTAWQADLTPQVKFGERNLLAVRVTKITRSADLDSGDYFFLGGIHRTVTLFSVPQTHIEDFVVRTTLQRGGSAEVRVGVTVTPAREAPLIAVRIGDDAEWHTAPAVPGGTVEIAQVLSKPRLWSAEHPNLYPLTVELREPSGRVIQQIRRRIGVREVSIRRGVLMVNGVPVKLTGICRHDVYPDAGTAVGIDVWRKDLELMKAANINAIRTSHYPYGSGFYDRCDEMGFYVLDELPYCWCNADDPAMRPAFEQRARETVRRDRNHPSIIIWAVGNENKPGRNLQVAADIAKALDPSRPRLVSEMKADRYGVEMDDLHYTSPAEIRKRADDTARRAKWPMIFAENPNVWDVRNGADYGCLDLWAAVLKRNWDIVWDAPGIPGEFLWEWQDRAVQDKSPVKLYRFDRETGIQYAKTKGLVDGWRHPRPDYYHVKMVYSPIQVDAKADMASKPGYAVLKVHNRYSFTNLSEIRAEWTLLARGRKVEEGTARLALPPRTRRSVALKLPAGFAGLGADTLRIAFEDPRGWNIVTCQFPLTPAIATPALGPPPAGLPFLTFNLITRDTHGDPYLWNTAERHAASVINVKRTPEGAGLGGTTSMEGDIVMADAPTRVVGRVSVRFSDVRFAYRVEWTGEKADVQEIGWVFEMPALYDRFSWNRHALWTYYPALHIGRPAGTARPDSMDAHNTNLTRPDAFDFNSTKYECEWASLSAPDGHGLRVEFSADDRHQVRGGKNAEGHTLLYVNWKVCPPRDISSNAVPDLYLELQPGAAIESSFRVGSQQAAAAD; encoded by the coding sequence ATGAGCACATTCGTTTCGGTTCCCGCCGCGATGCTGGTCCTCGCCTTGTTGGCGGCTACCGCCGGCGCCATCCCGATTCCGACGGACGGCGGCGCCGGCGTCTCCCTCGACGGGATGTGGCGATTCAAGCTCGAACAGGCCGGCGACACCGCGGCCGATGCGCCGCGCAAACTGGGCGCCATCGAGCCGATCACCACCCCCGAGACCTTTGAGCCGTTCTTCCGGACGGACTACGTGGAAGACGCCGCCTGGCACGACTTGCGCGTGCCCGGCAATTGGGAGATCGCCGGATACTCGCCCGCCACTTATGACCACCCGGACAACGCCTCCGGATTCTACCGCAAGTGGTTCAAAGTGCCGTCGAAGTGGGCCGGCCAGCGGGTCTATGTGAACTTCGACGGCGTGCAGAACGGGGCGGAGTTGTTCCTCAACGGACAGCCGGTGAGCGTGAGCGAACCGAGTTGGGACCGCGCGAACTACCACGAGAGCGGATGGACAGCCTGGCAGGCGGACCTCACGCCGCAAGTGAAATTCGGCGAACGTAATCTGCTGGCGGTCCGAGTAACGAAGATCACACGGTCTGCGGATCTCGATTCGGGCGACTATTTCTTCCTCGGCGGCATCCACCGCACAGTGACCCTGTTCTCCGTGCCGCAGACGCACATCGAGGATTTCGTGGTCCGTACGACACTTCAACGCGGCGGGAGCGCCGAGGTACGGGTGGGCGTCACCGTAACACCGGCCCGGGAAGCCCCGCTCATCGCCGTCCGCATCGGCGACGACGCCGAATGGCACACCGCTCCGGCGGTGCCCGGAGGAACGGTGGAGATAGCCCAGGTTCTCTCGAAGCCGCGCCTGTGGTCGGCGGAACACCCGAACCTGTATCCCCTGACAGTTGAACTCCGTGAGCCGTCCGGGCGAGTGATTCAACAGATCCGCCGCAGAATCGGGGTCCGCGAGGTCTCCATCCGGCGCGGCGTGCTGATGGTGAACGGTGTGCCGGTCAAACTCACGGGCATTTGCCGCCACGACGTGTATCCGGACGCGGGAACGGCCGTGGGGATAGACGTCTGGCGTAAGGATCTGGAGTTGATGAAGGCGGCGAACATCAACGCGATCCGCACCTCGCACTACCCCTATGGCTCCGGCTTCTACGACCGGTGCGACGAAATGGGATTCTACGTCCTCGACGAACTCCCATATTGCTGGTGCAACGCCGATGACCCCGCGATGAGGCCGGCCTTCGAGCAGCGCGCCCGGGAGACGGTGCGCCGCGACCGGAACCACCCGTCCATCATCATTTGGGCGGTTGGGAACGAGAACAAGCCGGGACGCAACCTCCAGGTCGCGGCAGACATCGCCAAAGCGCTCGATCCATCAAGGCCACGGCTTGTATCGGAGATGAAGGCGGACCGGTACGGCGTGGAGATGGACGACCTTCACTATACGTCGCCCGCCGAGATCCGCAAACGCGCTGACGACACCGCGCGCCGGGCCAAGTGGCCGATGATATTCGCCGAAAACCCCAACGTGTGGGACGTGCGGAACGGCGCCGACTACGGGTGTCTCGACCTCTGGGCCGCCGTCCTCAAGCGCAACTGGGACATCGTGTGGGACGCTCCCGGGATACCCGGCGAGTTCCTGTGGGAATGGCAAGACCGCGCCGTGCAGGACAAGTCGCCGGTCAAACTCTACCGGTTCGACCGCGAAACCGGCATTCAGTACGCCAAGACGAAGGGCCTTGTGGACGGTTGGCGACACCCTCGCCCGGACTATTACCACGTGAAGATGGTCTACTCGCCGATCCAGGTCGATGCGAAGGCCGACATGGCATCGAAGCCGGGCTACGCAGTTCTGAAAGTGCATAACCGGTACTCGTTCACGAACCTGTCGGAGATCAGGGCCGAGTGGACCCTGCTCGCCCGGGGGCGGAAGGTCGAAGAGGGTACGGCCCGCCTGGCGTTGCCGCCGCGGACGCGGCGGAGCGTTGCCCTGAAGCTGCCGGCGGGATTTGCCGGGTTGGGCGCCGATACGCTGCGTATTGCGTTCGAAGACCCGCGCGGATGGAACATCGTCACGTGTCAGTTCCCGCTCACCCCGGCAATCGCGACGCCCGCGCTGGGCCCGCCACCCGCCGGTCTGCCGTTCCTGACATTCAACCTGATAACCCGCGACACCCACGGTGATCCGTACCTGTGGAACACCGCGGAACGGCATGCTGCGAGCGTAATCAATGTGAAGCGCACGCCGGAGGGGGCGGGCCTCGGTGGAACGACGTCGATGGAAGGCGACATCGTGATGGCGGATGCGCCCACGCGCGTTGTCGGCCGTGTAAGTGTGCGCTTTTCAGACGTCAGGTTCGCCTACCGTGTTGAGTGGACGGGGGAAAAGGCGGATGTTCAGGAGATCGGCTGGGTATTCGAAATGCCCGCCCTGTACGATCGGTTCTCGTGGAACCGCCACGCGCTGTGGACGTACTACCCTGCATTGCACATCGGACGGCCCGCCGGCACGGCCCGGCCGGACTCCATGGACGCCCACAATACGAACCTGACGCGCCCGGATGCCTTCGACTTCAACTCAACGAAATACGAATGCGAGTGGGCATCCCTCAGCGCGCCCGATGGGCACGGCCTGCGCGTCGAGTTCAGCGCCGACGACCGGCATCAGGTCAGGGGCGGCAAAAATGCCGAGGGTCACACGCTTCTGTACGTGAACTGGAAGGTGTGTCCACCGCGGGACATCAGCAGCAATGCCGTGCCGGACCTCTACCTGGAATTACAGCCGGGAGCGGCTATCGAGAGCAGCTTCCGTGTGGGATCGCAGCAGGCGGCGGCCGCCGACTGA
- a CDS encoding PspA/IM30 family protein — protein MFTNWFTRIWRGFWGAFFENAEDPELTLKQLMRDMRAKVPKMRMAVASALGARNMAQADLDEAKRELAALEPQIIAAVRGGEPMRQAAEVLITRKQNLDAGMGDKERQLELTQSAADQAKQLLDAYESEVERRSQVAIQKINRNKQAAMVEQMAQLRSSFETGDDASVLDEVGRRIDERYAKAQGMLEVSGRSTEAQLAQVRISAASLAASTAYEDYQRQLGLLPGVETPRQLSPAASAEAPAEEQVAPPTIEQKQ, from the coding sequence ATGTTCACCAATTGGTTCACACGCATATGGCGAGGATTCTGGGGTGCGTTTTTCGAAAACGCGGAGGATCCGGAACTGACGCTTAAGCAATTGATGCGCGATATGCGCGCCAAAGTCCCGAAGATGCGCATGGCCGTTGCCAGTGCGTTGGGCGCCCGCAATATGGCCCAGGCGGACCTCGATGAAGCCAAGCGCGAACTGGCAGCCCTCGAACCGCAGATCATCGCCGCCGTCCGCGGGGGCGAACCCATGCGACAGGCCGCCGAAGTCCTCATCACCCGCAAGCAGAACCTCGATGCGGGGATGGGCGACAAGGAACGCCAGCTTGAGCTCACTCAATCGGCCGCCGACCAGGCGAAGCAGCTACTGGATGCCTACGAATCGGAAGTCGAACGCCGCAGCCAGGTGGCGATTCAGAAGATCAACCGTAACAAGCAAGCCGCGATGGTCGAACAAATGGCCCAGTTGCGCTCGTCATTTGAGACCGGTGACGACGCCAGCGTTCTGGATGAAGTGGGCCGTCGCATCGATGAGCGCTACGCCAAGGCGCAGGGAATGCTCGAGGTAAGCGGCCGTTCGACGGAAGCCCAACTGGCGCAGGTGCGTATCAGCGCCGCGTCACTGGCCGCTTCCACGGCATACGAGGACTATCAGCGCCAACTGGGCCTGCTGCCCGGCGTCGAGACTCCGCGACAGCTGTCCCCGGCAGCCTCGGCGGAAGCGCCGGCGGAAGAGCAAGTCGCTCCGCCGACGATCGAGCAGAAACAGTAA
- a CDS encoding energy transducer TonB, giving the protein MAPNDTNKPSKGNPVPPGAMPPDPRSRRADPRLWALLPVIALLILGAYLLGQYRSPEPPPQVQPTVQAPPPVAPQGKISVTEVPKAVSITPVPPSVAPPVNKPPKSEAGPSFKHEEPAVVLPNGADDTTSADSGSDAGSSGSAEAPATEDSRPVAAPDRDAVKLNDPAQEYPSSAYEEGVEGTAKVTFTITPDGITTDASIGQSSGDSRLDQAALDYVKRLRFRPAMKDGLPVPVQATRSVVFSRR; this is encoded by the coding sequence ATGGCACCGAACGACACTAACAAGCCTTCGAAAGGCAATCCGGTTCCCCCGGGCGCGATGCCGCCGGACCCTCGGTCGCGCCGTGCCGATCCGCGGCTATGGGCATTGCTGCCCGTGATCGCGCTGTTGATACTAGGCGCTTACCTGCTGGGCCAGTACCGTAGCCCGGAGCCACCGCCGCAGGTGCAGCCGACGGTCCAGGCGCCCCCTCCCGTCGCCCCGCAGGGCAAGATTTCGGTCACCGAGGTGCCCAAGGCCGTCAGTATAACCCCGGTGCCCCCAAGCGTGGCGCCCCCTGTGAACAAGCCGCCCAAATCGGAGGCCGGGCCATCGTTCAAGCACGAAGAGCCGGCCGTTGTTCTCCCCAATGGCGCCGATGACACCACATCCGCCGATTCGGGCTCGGATGCCGGTTCATCAGGCTCCGCCGAGGCGCCGGCGACAGAAGACTCCCGCCCCGTGGCGGCGCCCGATCGCGACGCCGTGAAGCTCAACGATCCGGCGCAGGAGTATCCTTCGTCCGCCTACGAGGAAGGCGTCGAGGGAACCGCGAAGGTAACGTTTACCATAACCCCGGACGGCATAACAACCGATGCATCCATCGGGCAGTCATCCGGCGACAGCCGTCTCGATCAGGCGGCGCTGGATTATGTGAAGCGTCTGCGTTTCCGCCCCGCGATGAAAGACGGGCTCCCCGTGCCCGTGCAGGCAACGCGGAGCGTCGTATTCAGCCGGCGCTAA
- the trxA gene encoding thioredoxin: MSAALEVNEANFKQEVLDSSIPVLVDFWAPWCGPCRMVGPVVDEIAKDYAGKLKVVKVNTDEAPGVAGSYNIMSIPTLMIFKGGERVDQIIGAQPKQAIVGKLSPHM; this comes from the coding sequence ATGAGCGCTGCCCTCGAAGTAAACGAAGCCAATTTCAAACAGGAAGTCCTGGATTCCTCGATCCCCGTCCTGGTGGATTTCTGGGCGCCTTGGTGCGGCCCCTGCCGCATGGTCGGACCCGTGGTCGACGAGATCGCGAAGGACTATGCCGGCAAGCTGAAGGTTGTGAAAGTGAACACGGACGAGGCGCCCGGCGTGGCCGGTTCCTACAACATCATGAGCATCCCTACCCTTATGATCTTCAAGGGCGGCGAGCGCGTGGACCAGATTATCGGCGCGCAGCCGAAGCAGGCGATCGTCGGGAAACTCAGCCCGCATATGTAG
- the rdgB gene encoding RdgB/HAM1 family non-canonical purine NTP pyrophosphatase: MATRNTLILATANAHKVREMESLLVDCGWAVAAAPAEMAEIEETGSTFAENARIKALATARATKNIALADDSGLMVDGLNGEPGVHSKRWAGDDADDGDRIAKLLNALDSVPYQDRTARFVCAACIAGPEGVLWEGEGRVEGVIALAPSGNGGFGYDPIFHVPEAGRTMANLSEKEKNAISHRGRAMSQAAEWLRSNKAR, from the coding sequence ATGGCAACACGAAACACGCTGATTCTGGCGACCGCCAACGCTCACAAAGTGCGCGAAATGGAGTCCCTTCTCGTCGATTGCGGCTGGGCAGTCGCGGCGGCGCCGGCGGAAATGGCCGAGATAGAAGAGACCGGCTCAACGTTTGCGGAGAACGCCCGGATCAAGGCGCTGGCGACGGCCCGGGCGACCAAGAACATTGCCCTGGCCGATGATTCCGGCTTGATGGTCGATGGTCTCAACGGCGAACCCGGCGTGCATAGCAAGCGATGGGCGGGAGATGATGCGGACGACGGCGATCGCATTGCGAAATTGCTGAACGCTCTGGACTCCGTGCCATATCAAGACCGCACCGCACGATTTGTATGCGCTGCGTGCATCGCCGGGCCCGAAGGCGTGCTGTGGGAAGGTGAAGGCCGCGTGGAGGGAGTCATTGCTCTGGCGCCGTCCGGGAATGGCGGGTTCGGCTACGATCCGATTTTCCATGTTCCCGAAGCCGGCCGCACAATGGCAAATCTGTCCGAAAAAGAGAAGAACGCCATCAGCCATCGCGGACGAGCCATGTCTCAAGCCGCGGAATGGCTGAGGTCCAATAAAGCACGATAG